In Phycisphaerae bacterium, a genomic segment contains:
- the thiH gene encoding 2-iminoacetate synthase ThiH produces MDIQKAIHDDTGYSPERLEALMSPESQNYLEQMAQKARQITRQRFGNTIQLYAPLYVSNFCVNSCPYCAFNAKSNLPRKRLSVEQACKEADILANEGFRHILIVSGEDTKFVTIPYLVELSKKLREKFSSIAIEIYPASTEDYEKLFATGVESIAIYQETYDRTDYAKFHKTGPKSDYDWRLDTLSRAAAAGFRSLGLGFLIGLSDWRTQTVALAEHANFLMKKYWQARVSFSFPRMRPAENVDEKLFKHMISDTELVQIMISLRLCFPDSEIVMSTRESPRFRDNMAQICVTRMSAGSKTNPGGYAEEDASLKQFEIADDRTPRQVSSMLKSNGLEAVWKDWDAAFIGKD; encoded by the coding sequence ATGGATATCCAAAAAGCAATACACGATGATACAGGTTACAGTCCCGAAAGACTGGAAGCGTTAATGTCTCCGGAATCGCAAAATTATCTCGAACAGATGGCGCAAAAAGCCCGTCAGATTACACGTCAGCGTTTCGGAAATACAATCCAGCTTTACGCCCCGCTGTATGTCTCCAATTTTTGTGTCAACAGTTGTCCATACTGTGCTTTTAATGCAAAAAGTAATCTGCCACGCAAGAGACTCAGCGTTGAACAAGCCTGCAAAGAAGCCGATATCCTCGCCAATGAGGGATTCAGGCATATATTGATTGTCAGCGGAGAGGATACAAAATTCGTAACTATTCCTTATCTTGTCGAGCTTTCGAAAAAACTGCGTGAAAAATTCAGCTCTATTGCAATCGAGATTTATCCTGCTTCGACAGAAGATTACGAAAAACTTTTCGCCACCGGCGTTGAAAGCATCGCTATATATCAGGAAACCTACGACCGCACCGATTACGCCAAATTCCACAAAACCGGCCCCAAATCAGATTACGATTGGCGACTTGATACTCTTTCGCGGGCAGCCGCAGCAGGCTTCAGGAGTCTGGGGCTTGGCTTTTTAATCGGCCTAAGCGATTGGCGAACTCAGACCGTCGCGCTGGCAGAGCACGCAAATTTTCTTATGAAAAAATACTGGCAGGCGAGAGTCTCCTTTTCTTTTCCGAGAATGCGCCCTGCCGAAAACGTTGACGAAAAACTTTTTAAGCATATGATTAGTGATACTGAACTTGTTCAGATAATGATTTCGCTTCGATTATGTTTTCCGGATTCCGAGATAGTGATGTCGACCCGTGAATCGCCGCGTTTCAGGGATAATATGGCTCAGATTTGTGTAACTCGAATGAGCGCAGGCAGTAAAACAAACCCCGGCGGTTATGCCGAGGAAGATGCGTCGCTGAAACAATTCGAAATCGCTGACGATAGAACCCCACGGCAGGTATCTTCGATGCTGAAATCTAACGGCCTCGAAGCTGTCTGGAAAGACTGGGACGCCGCCTTTATTGGAAAGGATTGA
- a CDS encoding HD domain-containing protein, with protein sequence MQDCKIPTIDQCYELLEKCYVPKHIIRHCEITADFAASLAEKIAANGTSVNVDFVHRACLLHDILRSCDFNKPLDEIFDEPISPQDRENWQLLNEKYKGLCHEDAAYELLKNDWPEIALAIKKHAYRTLIDETLRPRTIEEKIVYYADKRVMHDKIVPLSERLQEGHRRNLRPDCPKIVDTDYVDSLIFELERQLLALTEPSEDEN encoded by the coding sequence ATGCAGGATTGTAAAATTCCGACCATCGACCAGTGTTATGAGCTGCTGGAAAAATGCTATGTACCCAAACACATTATTCGGCATTGTGAAATAACAGCCGATTTTGCCGCTTCTCTCGCTGAAAAAATCGCCGCCAACGGCACAAGTGTAAATGTCGATTTTGTACACAGGGCCTGTCTGCTGCACGACATTCTGAGAAGTTGCGATTTTAACAAGCCGCTCGACGAAATATTCGATGAGCCGATAAGCCCGCAGGACAGGGAAAACTGGCAGTTGTTAAATGAAAAATATAAAGGTCTCTGCCACGAAGACGCCGCTTATGAATTACTGAAAAACGACTGGCCTGAAATCGCCCTGGCGATTAAAAAACACGCGTACAGAACGCTGATTGACGAGACTTTAAGGCCGCGGACAATCGAGGAAAAAATAGTCTATTACGCCGACAAACGCGTTATGCACGATAAAATCGTCCCGCTTTCCGAAAGGCTCCAGGAAGGCCATAGAAGAAATCTCCGCCCCGACTGCCCGAAGATTGTCGATACGGATTATGTCGATTCGCTTATTTTCGAGCTTGAACGCCAGTTGCTTGCACTTACAGAACCTTCCGAGGATGAAAATTGA
- the prmC gene encoding peptide chain release factor N(5)-glutamine methyltransferase yields MSQTWTIQKLLDWMVSHFTEKKIDSPRLTAELLLSFVLGLERIQLYMHFDKEVDKPHLDKLRALVKRCLENEPVQYLTGRCEFYSLSLKVSPDCLIPRPETELLVERAIEFLRTRSGTQHVCDLCTGSGCISVTIAKNFPDAKIIATDICDKALSVAAENIAKYNLGQRIELLHGDLFAPIISRLDVKEFDLIVCNPPYVSIPEYEKLDAKVKNYEPKLALDGGVDGLDIYRRIAEQVSAHLKKDGVLLLEIGYLQGQAVRKLLEETKIFNPIKIEKDFSNNDRVVTAVKG; encoded by the coding sequence TTGAGTCAGACCTGGACAATACAAAAACTTCTCGACTGGATGGTAAGTCATTTCACTGAAAAGAAAATCGACTCGCCGCGCCTCACCGCAGAACTGCTTTTATCTTTCGTGCTGGGCCTTGAAAGAATACAGCTTTACATGCACTTCGACAAAGAAGTCGACAAACCGCATCTCGATAAACTCCGCGCACTCGTCAAACGCTGTCTCGAAAACGAACCGGTCCAGTATTTAACCGGCAGGTGTGAATTTTATTCTCTCTCACTGAAAGTCTCCCCCGACTGCCTGATACCAAGACCTGAAACGGAACTGCTCGTCGAAAGAGCGATAGAATTTTTGCGCACCCGCAGCGGCACACAGCACGTCTGCGACCTATGCACGGGCAGCGGCTGCATTTCGGTTACAATAGCGAAAAATTTTCCAGACGCGAAAATTATCGCCACCGACATCTGCGACAAGGCCTTAAGTGTCGCCGCCGAAAATATCGCAAAATACAACCTTGGCCAAAGAATCGAACTTCTGCATGGCGATTTATTTGCACCGATAATCAGCCGGCTCGATGTCAAAGAATTCGACTTGATTGTCTGCAATCCGCCTTATGTCAGCATACCAGAATATGAAAAACTTGACGCGAAGGTCAAAAACTACGAGCCTAAACTCGCTCTCGACGGCGGAGTTGACGGTCTCGATATCTATCGAAGAATTGCTGAGCAGGTAAGCGCCCATTTGAAAAAAGACGGCGTTCTTTTGCTCGAAATCGGCTATCTGCAGGGACAAGCCGTCCGAAAACTGCTCGAAGAAACGAAAATCTTTAATCCCATAAAAATTGAAAAAGATTTCAGCAATAACGACAGAGTCGTAACCGCCGTAAAAGGTTAA
- the pheT gene encoding phenylalanine--tRNA ligase subunit beta — protein MKISLNWLKDYVPITESAQELAVLLSNLGFNTESIEQLADDAVIDIEITSNRPDCLSHIGIAREIAAATGRELSLPKIKFEPLKKDISSLISVDIAEPALCGRYTARIIEGVKIGPSPSWMTKRLEAIGLRSVNNVVDATNYAMMETGQPPHAFDYNKIKGAKIIVRLAVQNEKIVSIDGTNCVLAPDMLIIADSAGPVAIAGVMGGIETEVSDTTTNILLEDASFNPVITRKTSLNLNLPSEAAYRFGRGVDIEQIDWASQRTAQLIAQVAGGKIVEGVVDAYPGKIPNHRMVTMRFSRVKKLLGIDIPQQSIFEILRGLSFSPQKPENDKILCTIPTWRPDITREVDLIEEVARVHGFDKIAIRQKINIEVTPVDERQQIIGRASGFLNSCGFYETITPGFNSETIAKLITGKTSDTHLVVQDQSSRTANLLRSSLIGSLLETLARNYNAGNKNIKIYELANVFKKLQDGSHSENSSLAALCDDDFRVLRGAIEGAIKAVDSSAKIVFKPADVFWASTGADIIVNDVVIGSAGAVKDRILTALDIKTQVVCAAEINFDSITALKAGQIKAKPLPKFPAITRDLSLIVNEQVQWSQIENIALSKAPSELEELKFVGIYRGKPIHTGKKSVTISLCFRDEDGTLKHEIVDNWQKNIVSALSSAIGAELRLA, from the coding sequence ATGAAAATCTCTCTAAACTGGCTTAAGGATTACGTACCGATAACTGAATCTGCGCAGGAGCTTGCCGTTCTTTTAAGCAATCTCGGCTTTAACACGGAAAGCATCGAGCAGCTCGCCGACGATGCGGTTATAGACATTGAAATCACCAGCAATCGTCCGGATTGCCTTTCTCATATCGGCATAGCCCGTGAAATCGCCGCCGCTACTGGCCGGGAACTAAGCCTGCCGAAAATAAAATTTGAGCCTCTCAAAAAAGACATATCTTCCCTGATTAGTGTCGATATCGCCGAGCCTGCTCTTTGCGGCAGATACACCGCCAGAATTATTGAAGGCGTGAAAATAGGCCCGAGTCCTTCCTGGATGACCAAGCGTCTCGAAGCCATCGGTCTTCGCAGCGTTAATAACGTCGTTGACGCGACAAACTATGCGATGATGGAAACCGGCCAGCCGCCCCATGCTTTCGACTATAATAAAATCAAAGGCGCCAAAATCATTGTCCGTCTCGCAGTGCAAAACGAAAAAATCGTAAGCATCGACGGCACAAACTGTGTACTTGCGCCGGATATGCTTATCATCGCCGATTCAGCAGGCCCTGTCGCTATCGCCGGCGTTATGGGCGGTATCGAAACTGAAGTCAGTGATACTACCACGAATATTCTTCTTGAGGACGCATCGTTTAATCCTGTAATCACCAGGAAAACCTCGCTAAACCTAAACCTGCCCAGCGAAGCGGCCTACCGATTTGGCCGAGGCGTTGACATCGAACAGATTGACTGGGCATCCCAGCGAACCGCCCAGCTCATCGCCCAGGTCGCAGGCGGAAAAATTGTCGAAGGCGTAGTTGACGCATATCCCGGCAAAATCCCCAACCACCGTATGGTTACTATGAGATTCAGCAGGGTCAAAAAACTGCTCGGTATCGATATCCCGCAGCAGTCGATTTTTGAAATTCTCCGCGGCCTTTCGTTCAGCCCACAAAAACCGGAAAACGATAAGATTCTCTGTACAATTCCGACATGGCGGCCCGACATCACAAGGGAAGTAGATTTGATTGAGGAAGTCGCCCGCGTTCACGGCTTCGACAAAATAGCCATACGTCAGAAAATCAATATTGAAGTAACTCCCGTTGACGAAAGACAGCAGATAATCGGCAGGGCAAGCGGTTTTCTTAACAGTTGCGGTTTTTACGAAACAATAACGCCCGGCTTCAACAGCGAGACTATCGCCAAACTGATAACCGGCAAAACATCGGATACCCACCTTGTCGTACAGGACCAAAGCAGCAGAACTGCAAATCTTTTGCGAAGTTCGCTCATTGGCTCTTTACTCGAGACTCTCGCGAGAAATTACAATGCAGGCAATAAGAATATAAAAATTTACGAACTGGCAAACGTATTCAAAAAACTTCAGGACGGCTCGCATTCTGAAAACAGTTCTTTGGCCGCTCTTTGCGATGATGATTTTAGAGTCCTGCGAGGTGCGATTGAAGGCGCGATAAAGGCCGTTGACTCCTCGGCAAAAATCGTATTCAAACCGGCAGATGTATTCTGGGCCTCTACCGGCGCCGACATAATCGTAAATGATGTTGTTATCGGCTCTGCCGGCGCTGTAAAAGACCGGATACTCACGGCCCTTGATATCAAAACGCAAGTGGTTTGCGCCGCCGAGATTAATTTTGATAGTATCACGGCTTTAAAAGCCGGGCAAATCAAAGCAAAACCTCTGCCGAAATTCCCGGCCATCACCCGCGACCTGTCCCTAATAGTTAACGAGCAGGTTCAGTGGTCGCAGATAGAAAATATTGCGTTGTCGAAAGCTCCATCCGAGCTTGAGGAATTGAAATTCGTCGGCATTTACAGGGGCAAGCCAATCCACACCGGCAAAAAGAGCGTTACAATTTCGCTCTGCTTCCGCGACGAAGACGGCACGCTGAAACACGAAATCGTTGACAACTGGCAAAAAAACATCGTCTCTGCCCTATCGTCAGCTATCGGCGCCGAACTCCGCCTTGCGTAA
- a CDS encoding sodium/solute symporter (Members of the Solute:Sodium Symporter (SSS), TC 2.A.21 as described in tcdb.org, catalyze solute:Na+ symport. Known solutes for members of the family include sugars, amino acids, nucleosides, inositols, vitamins, urea or anions, depending on the system.) produces MTASIVLLGIFLFGMSAIGVWGMRKTMTLNDFFLGGRTVGPWISAFAYGTTYFSAVVFIGFGGKIGWGYGLKGLAIAAGNAFIGTTAAWLILARRARRMTHNLDAMTMPEFLHERFGSKYIKMFAAMIIFVFLIPYSASVFKGLGYLFEANFHIKYDYALLVMIAITGLYLILGGYFAVTLTDFVQGIIMIFGSILMVIILSGKAAEVAGTSGIGGAIRAATERYNQWHSALPAGKQPSILMLGALVFMTSFGVWGMPQMVQKFYAIKNEAVINKAALITTIFAVLISFTAYYVGSLTHIFYDTPPMGAAGPDFDRMIPELLTKYLPSGLMAVILLLILSASMSTLSSLVLVSASSVAIDLYKGHVNPNVSKEKSLAMMRFLSAVFVVVSYFVARYQFSFIVELMSLSWGAVAGAFMAPFFYGLYWKRATHTGVVAGMITALVINTTLYYWFGAKNSPIAASAAMIVPFIVIPLVSFVTKPPKHSIIEKAFA; encoded by the coding sequence ATGACGGCGAGTATTGTTCTGTTGGGAATTTTCCTGTTTGGAATGTCGGCTATCGGAGTCTGGGGGATGCGGAAAACAATGACTCTTAACGATTTCTTTCTCGGCGGCAGAACGGTCGGACCGTGGATTTCTGCATTTGCATACGGAACAACATACTTCAGCGCCGTGGTGTTTATAGGATTCGGCGGGAAAATCGGATGGGGATACGGTTTAAAAGGTTTAGCAATCGCGGCAGGGAACGCCTTTATAGGTACAACCGCGGCGTGGCTCATACTCGCCAGACGAGCGAGAAGAATGACGCATAATCTCGACGCGATGACTATGCCTGAATTTCTGCATGAGCGGTTCGGCAGCAAATATATAAAAATGTTTGCCGCCATGATTATATTTGTTTTCCTTATTCCATATTCGGCGTCGGTATTCAAAGGTTTGGGTTATCTGTTCGAGGCCAATTTTCATATCAAATATGATTACGCGCTTTTGGTTATGATTGCAATTACGGGTTTGTACCTGATACTCGGCGGATATTTCGCGGTGACGCTGACGGATTTTGTGCAGGGCATTATTATGATATTCGGTTCGATTCTTATGGTGATTATCCTCAGCGGCAAGGCTGCTGAAGTCGCGGGAACGAGCGGCATTGGCGGAGCAATCCGGGCGGCAACTGAAAGGTATAATCAATGGCACAGCGCACTGCCGGCTGGAAAACAGCCGAGCATACTGATGCTGGGCGCGCTTGTGTTTATGACATCGTTCGGCGTTTGGGGTATGCCGCAGATGGTACAGAAATTTTACGCTATTAAAAACGAAGCGGTCATCAATAAGGCGGCTTTGATTACAACTATCTTTGCGGTCTTAATCTCTTTTACGGCATATTATGTCGGTTCGCTGACACATATATTTTATGATACTCCGCCGATGGGGGCCGCAGGGCCGGACTTCGACAGGATGATACCGGAACTTTTGACAAAATATCTGCCGAGCGGATTGATGGCAGTGATACTGCTGCTGATACTGTCGGCATCGATGAGCACGCTTTCGTCGCTGGTGCTTGTCTCGGCGTCGTCGGTGGCAATCGACCTTTACAAGGGCCATGTGAATCCGAATGTTTCAAAGGAAAAGTCTCTGGCGATGATGAGATTTTTAAGCGCGGTGTTTGTGGTAGTATCGTATTTTGTCGCCAGGTACCAGTTTTCGTTCATAGTTGAGCTTATGAGCCTGTCGTGGGGAGCGGTGGCAGGTGCGTTTATGGCGCCGTTCTTCTACGGTCTTTACTGGAAACGGGCGACGCATACCGGCGTGGTGGCGGGAATGATAACGGCACTGGTGATAAATACGACTCTGTATTATTGGTTCGGCGCAAAAAATTCTCCGATTGCCGCCAGCGCAGCGATGATTGTGCCGTTTATCGTGATACCATTAGTCAGCTTCGTAACGAAACCACCGAAGCATTCGATTATCGAAAAAGCATTCGCATAA
- a CDS encoding AP2 domain-containing protein, with protein sequence MPKINFQIHYPTFIARIGVWVLLRYRKWKYGHPFRKIKLTQNKYAIVDPEDFEKVNLIKWYAKEDKYNCYAEHKSGKKTISMHRMIMRPEGNLVVHHKNHKGLDNRKANLMAVTKAENNLSNRQGFNRGKSGYKGVRWHNVHQKFYAVLIHKGQRIFLGYFDDEIEAAKAYDKAARKYRGEFAVTNFEEGGCEYAKKVL encoded by the coding sequence ATGCCAAAAATCAATTTTCAAATTCATTATCCAACGTTCATTGCTCGCATTGGCGTGTGGGTACTGCTGCGCTATAGGAAATGGAAATACGGGCATCCGTTTCGGAAAATAAAACTGACGCAAAATAAGTACGCAATCGTTGACCCTGAAGATTTTGAAAAAGTAAACTTAATAAAATGGTACGCAAAAGAAGATAAATATAACTGCTACGCAGAGCATAAAAGCGGTAAGAAAACAATATCAATGCACAGGATGATAATGCGGCCGGAGGGAAATCTTGTCGTTCATCATAAAAACCATAAGGGGCTCGATAACCGTAAAGCAAATTTAATGGCAGTTACAAAAGCGGAAAATAATCTCAGTAACAGGCAGGGATTCAATAGGGGAAAATCCGGATATAAAGGCGTTCGATGGCATAATGTACATCAGAAATTTTACGCTGTGCTGATACATAAAGGGCAAAGAATATTTTTAGGCTATTTTGATGACGAAATAGAGGCAGCAAAGGCTTACGATAAGGCGGCGAGAAAATACAGGGGGGAATTTGCGGTTACTAATTTCGAAGAGGGTGGCTGCGAGTATGCTAAAAAAGTGCTGTAA
- a CDS encoding ATP-binding protein, which yields MVRGIIKVDVRHTMRNIRQAMQGNVIRALVELITNSDDSYIRQESKGRTENGSIEIIYKKDGYRGIFAVRDHAEGMSIDDVENNLTGYGSATSGMQTGKKVRGYFGQGAKDALVSMINGKILTFKDNKFAECKLFEEADKPWYDISGPIPATQKLRDTYGISGNGTIAVFEAERKVPQFDTIHTELANNSLLRKIMVNPNRKILLIDEPSGKTRRLQYQMPEGREILADEFVIEYENYEPFTISLSIWRAEKELTQRGDDRDGGLLLLDGEDMVLGISLFKYDNEPLAARFFGEVRTNGFRELLKKEEPVLKQDRSGIEPHHPFCEKLIAEIEKRLEKRVEEEKLRKQREEQTKIDPEERRRYKNAFSILNEIAEIEAQAAENLGQELTGKIEEPPNGFHLYPSSAQITVGKRYIFELRLNTMTIRHGTIIKIKCTNSKIHILTPEIKVALEDDYGILRKYITVEGTEPNIEGTLQATAADKLSQSKILVIPEKETLLEEGMGFQPESLTLRPNKPRKVCLLVYVKIIEGGSEIKIFSDNNAVHISQDKIVVNEADAIRHFAKYDLEVWGDGVGQNALITAECESHIALLEARIKSQEDTTDKKHGKGMFDEPEQNYEPDPLQRTSYSAETGKVIIYVNFPSVKHYLGDKCQYLKTLPAQVFVADLLAERCFFEIAKKKMESSGVAVRPEAVSDRIQRDAQELSLKYGKKVHEALVDQKLVSEAKGINQT from the coding sequence ATGGTACGTGGAATTATCAAGGTTGACGTTAGACATACAATGCGAAATATTAGACAAGCAATGCAAGGCAATGTTATACGTGCACTTGTTGAATTAATTACAAACTCTGATGACAGTTACATCAGACAAGAAAGCAAAGGACGGACTGAGAATGGATCAATAGAAATTATTTACAAAAAAGATGGCTACCGAGGAATTTTTGCTGTTCGTGATCATGCAGAGGGGATGTCAATAGATGACGTTGAAAACAACCTTACTGGATACGGATCGGCAACCAGCGGGATGCAGACTGGTAAAAAGGTTCGTGGTTATTTTGGCCAAGGCGCTAAGGATGCCCTGGTAAGTATGATAAATGGTAAAATTCTCACTTTCAAAGATAACAAATTTGCTGAATGCAAACTCTTTGAAGAAGCGGATAAGCCTTGGTATGATATTAGCGGCCCTATACCTGCTACCCAAAAACTAAGAGATACCTATGGAATTAGTGGTAATGGGACTATTGCTGTTTTTGAAGCTGAACGAAAAGTCCCTCAATTTGACACCATCCATACAGAACTAGCCAATAATAGTCTTCTACGCAAAATAATGGTTAATCCAAACAGAAAAATACTCCTTATAGACGAACCATCAGGAAAAACTCGCCGTTTACAATATCAAATGCCAGAGGGAAGAGAAATATTGGCGGATGAATTTGTTATTGAATATGAAAATTATGAACCTTTCACAATTAGCCTTTCTATATGGCGTGCCGAGAAAGAACTCACTCAAAGAGGTGATGATAGAGATGGAGGTCTTTTACTTTTGGACGGAGAAGACATGGTATTGGGTATTTCTCTGTTCAAATATGATAATGAGCCACTTGCGGCACGTTTTTTTGGCGAGGTCCGGACAAATGGTTTCAGAGAACTACTCAAAAAAGAAGAACCCGTACTCAAACAAGACCGTAGCGGTATTGAGCCTCATCATCCATTTTGTGAAAAACTTATCGCAGAAATCGAAAAACGTCTCGAAAAAAGAGTAGAAGAAGAAAAATTACGCAAACAAAGAGAAGAGCAAACTAAGATTGATCCCGAAGAAAGACGCAGATATAAAAATGCCTTTAGTATTTTGAACGAAATTGCAGAAATAGAAGCACAAGCCGCCGAAAATCTTGGACAAGAATTGACTGGAAAAATAGAAGAGCCACCCAATGGTTTTCATCTCTATCCCTCATCTGCACAGATAACTGTCGGTAAACGTTATATTTTTGAGCTTCGTCTTAATACAATGACAATTCGTCATGGAACAATTATTAAAATTAAATGTACTAACTCGAAAATTCATATTTTAACACCTGAGATTAAGGTGGCGCTTGAAGATGATTATGGTATTTTACGTAAGTACATTACAGTTGAAGGAACCGAGCCAAATATTGAAGGTACTCTACAAGCAACTGCTGCGGACAAATTATCCCAGTCAAAAATTCTTGTGATTCCAGAAAAGGAAACTTTACTTGAGGAGGGTATGGGATTTCAGCCGGAATCTTTAACTTTACGCCCTAATAAACCTAGAAAAGTATGTTTACTAGTATATGTAAAAATAATAGAAGGGGGCAGTGAAATTAAAATATTCTCAGATAACAATGCTGTGCATATTTCACAAGATAAAATCGTCGTTAATGAAGCTGATGCAATAAGACATTTTGCTAAATACGACTTGGAAGTATGGGGTGATGGAGTAGGACAGAATGCTTTGATTACCGCTGAATGCGAGTCGCATATAGCTCTTTTAGAGGCACGTATTAAATCCCAAGAAGACACGACTGACAAAAAACACGGTAAGGGAATGTTTGACGAACCTGAACAAAATTATGAACCAGATCCACTTCAGCGAACTTCTTATAGTGCCGAAACCGGCAAAGTAATTATTTACGTGAATTTTCCTTCTGTTAAACATTATCTTGGTGATAAGTGTCAGTATCTGAAAACACTGCCTGCACAAGTCTTTGTTGCCGATTTGCTTGCCGAAAGGTGTTTCTTTGAAATAGCAAAAAAGAAAATGGAATCTAGCGGTGTAGCTGTTAGGCCTGAAGCCGTTTCTGATAGAATTCAAAGAGATGCTCAAGAACTTTCACTAAAATATGGTAAAAAAGTACATGAAGCATTGGTCGACCAAAAGCTTGTTAGCGAGGCAAAAGGTATCAACCAAACATAG
- a CDS encoding deoxyribodipyrimidine photo-lyase produces MKTLEKERITTLNNCPIKSGKFVVYWMQTAQRTEFNHALEYAIKQANNAEKPLIVLFCINPDFPDANARSYHFMLEGLVEVQQALKIRNIRLVIQSGRFEKIVPTFAQKACEIIVDAGYLKFQQKCRWAIARKLDCRLTQIETNLIVPPETACEKEEYSARTIRPRITKQLKKFLKKVPQSKCIKSSLNLKFKSMDISAPDAVIKKLRIDQSVSKTNYFKGGTSEAKRLLKIFIKDKLSGYGKTSNDPSKEGLSNMSPYLHFGQISPVYIALEILKHDGAGAKHYLEELIIRRELAHNFVYYNSDYDKLKSTAGWAMRTLNFHRRDKRQYIYTLKQLENAQTHDKYWNAAQMEMVITGKMHGYMRMYWGKKIIEWSKNPNEAFKTAIYLNNKYELDGRDPNGYAGICWCFGKHDTAWTERPIFGKVRYMNAKGLERKFDMEKYVQLIATKALRHQ; encoded by the coding sequence ATGAAGACATTAGAAAAAGAACGAATTACAACACTCAACAACTGTCCCATAAAAAGCGGCAAATTCGTCGTTTATTGGATGCAAACGGCCCAACGGACTGAGTTTAACCATGCCCTCGAATACGCAATAAAACAGGCAAACAATGCAGAAAAACCTTTAATTGTTCTTTTCTGTATCAATCCTGATTTTCCTGACGCAAATGCCAGGAGCTATCACTTTATGCTCGAAGGACTTGTCGAAGTTCAACAGGCACTAAAGATACGAAATATACGGTTAGTCATTCAAAGCGGAAGATTTGAAAAAATTGTTCCAACCTTCGCACAAAAGGCCTGTGAAATAATCGTCGATGCAGGATACCTGAAATTTCAACAAAAATGCAGGTGGGCGATAGCCAGGAAACTCGACTGCAGACTAACACAAATAGAAACTAACCTGATAGTGCCGCCGGAAACTGCCTGCGAAAAAGAAGAATATTCGGCAAGGACAATCAGGCCGAGAATTACAAAACAATTGAAAAAATTCCTGAAAAAAGTGCCGCAATCAAAGTGCATAAAAAGCTCTTTAAATCTGAAATTCAAAAGTATGGATATCAGCGCTCCTGACGCTGTTATCAAAAAACTCAGAATAGACCAGTCTGTCAGCAAAACAAACTATTTCAAAGGCGGAACAAGCGAAGCAAAAAGACTTCTAAAAATATTCATAAAAGACAAACTTTCCGGCTACGGCAAAACCAGTAACGACCCATCGAAAGAGGGCCTGTCAAATATGAGTCCGTACCTGCACTTCGGACAAATATCGCCGGTGTATATCGCACTGGAAATCCTTAAACACGACGGGGCAGGGGCGAAACACTATCTGGAAGAACTGATTATAAGGCGCGAACTGGCACATAATTTTGTCTATTACAATTCGGATTACGACAAACTTAAATCGACGGCAGGCTGGGCGATGCGAACGCTTAATTTTCACAGGCGCGATAAAAGACAATACATCTATACACTGAAACAATTGGAGAACGCGCAAACGCACGATAAATATTGGAACGCTGCGCAAATGGAAATGGTAATCACCGGCAAAATGCACGGATATATGAGAATGTACTGGGGCAAAAAAATTATCGAATGGAGCAAAAATCCAAACGAAGCCTTTAAGACAGCAATCTATCTGAATAATAAATACGAACTGGACGGCAGGGACCCGAACGGTTACGCGGGAATCTGCTGGTGCTTCGGCAAGCACGATACGGCCTGGACGGAGAGACCTATTTTCGGCAAGGTTAGATATATGAACGCAAAAGGATTAGAGAGAAAATTCGATATGGAAAAATACGTTCAACTTATAGCCACAAAGGCACTAAGGCACCAATAA